Proteins encoded within one genomic window of Felis catus isolate Fca126 chromosome C1, F.catus_Fca126_mat1.0, whole genome shotgun sequence:
- the LOC123379431 gene encoding uncharacterized protein LOC123379431 — MNMTSTPGVPLYLLQSLPPPGSAPLCLLQSPTLSRKCPHASSSPCPLSESLPPPGSAPPCILQSPAPSSRVTSAGRRRRGASTPRRVEAGGLGEEVTEADDGRPTVHRSAVAVRQTTRNLSGTEQEALVSYGPPGFSKIEVGPGRSWLPPEGRARVCPMRPSRSLWTRLPKACCPSDGRRAAGKASWAGTFEGAHGVVASIPLAKASHVAMLDTDRSQKGKCASPWRRRAGRECFLPNNLIWYIL, encoded by the exons ATGAACATGACCAGCACCCCGGGAGTGCCGCTGTACCTCCTCCagtccctgccccctcccggAAGTGCACCCCTGTGCCTCCTCCAGTCCCCTACCCTCTCCCGGAAGTGCCCCCACGCGTCCTCCAGTCCCTGCCCCCTCTCGGAa tccctgccccctcccggAAGTGCCCCTCCATGCATCCTCcagtcccctgccccctcctccagggtAACCTCG GCTGGCAGGAGGCGGAGGGGAGCCTCAACGCCGCGGAGGGTTGAAGCCGGAGGCCTCGGAGAGGAGGTGACTGAGGCGGACG ACGGGCGTCCCACGGTACATCGGTCAGCTGTGGCCGTGCGACAAACCACCCGGAACCTCAGCGGCACCGAACAAGAAGCATTGGTTTCTTACGGCCCACCGGGCTTCAGCAAGATCGAGGTTGGACCTGGCAGATCTTGGCTTCCCCCTGAGGGCCGGGCCCGGGTCTGCCCCATGCGTCCCTCTCGCTCTCTTTGGACGCGGCTACCCAAGGCGTGTTGTCCCAGTGATGGCAGAAGGGCCGCTGGGAAAGCCTCGTGGGCAGGCACATTCGAAGGTGCTCATGGCGTGGTCGCCAGCATCCctctggccaaagcaagtcacgtggCCATGTTGGACACCGACAGGTCGCAGAAAGGGAAGTGTGCATCACCTTGGAGGAGACGGGCAGGGAGAGAATGTTTTTTGCCCAATAATCTCATCTGGTACAttctataa